The following are encoded in a window of Callithrix jacchus isolate 240 chromosome 9, calJac240_pri, whole genome shotgun sequence genomic DNA:
- the IFNG gene encoding interferon gamma precursor, which translates to MKYTSYILAFQLCVVLGSLGCYCQDPYVKEAENLKKYFNAGDSDVADNGTLFLDILRTWREEGDRKIMQSQIISFYFKLFKNFKDNQSIQKSMETIKEDMNVKFFNSNKRKQDDFERLTNYSVNDLNVQRKAIHELIQVMAELSPAPKIGKRKRSQTLFRGRRASQ; encoded by the exons ATGAAATATACAAGTTATATCTTGGCTTTTCAGCTCTGCGTCGTTTTGGGTTCTCTTGGCTGTTACTGCCAGGACCCATATgtaaaagaagcagaaaacctgAAGAAATATTTT aatgcAGGTGATTCAGATGTAGCAGATAATGGAACTCTTTTCTTAGACATTTTGAGGACTTGGAGAGAG GAGGGTGACAGAAAAATAATGCAGAGCCAGATTATCTCCTTTTacttcaaactttttaaaaactttaaagacAACCAGAGCATCCAAAAGAGTATGGAGACCATCAAGGAAGACATGAATGTCAAGTTTTTCAATAGCAACAAAAGGAAACAGGATGACTTTGAAAGGCTGACTAATTATTCG GTAAACGACTTGAATGTCCAGCGCAAAGCAATACATGAACTCATCCAAGTGATGGCTGAACTGTCACCAGCACCTAAAATAGGGAAGCGAAAAAGGAGTCAGACGCTGTTTCGAGGTCGAAGAGCGTCCCAATAA
- the IFNG gene encoding interferon gamma isoform X1, which yields MTEEKGNQGNAGDSDVADNGTLFLDILRTWREEGDRKIMQSQIISFYFKLFKNFKDNQSIQKSMETIKEDMNVKFFNSNKRKQDDFERLTNYSVNDLNVQRKAIHELIQVMAELSPAPKIGKRKRSQTLFRGRRASQ from the exons ATGACAGAGGAAAAGGGCAACCAAGGT aatgcAGGTGATTCAGATGTAGCAGATAATGGAACTCTTTTCTTAGACATTTTGAGGACTTGGAGAGAG GAGGGTGACAGAAAAATAATGCAGAGCCAGATTATCTCCTTTTacttcaaactttttaaaaactttaaagacAACCAGAGCATCCAAAAGAGTATGGAGACCATCAAGGAAGACATGAATGTCAAGTTTTTCAATAGCAACAAAAGGAAACAGGATGACTTTGAAAGGCTGACTAATTATTCG GTAAACGACTTGAATGTCCAGCGCAAAGCAATACATGAACTCATCCAAGTGATGGCTGAACTGTCACCAGCACCTAAAATAGGGAAGCGAAAAAGGAGTCAGACGCTGTTTCGAGGTCGAAGAGCGTCCCAATAA